Proteins encoded by one window of Lathyrus oleraceus cultivar Zhongwan6 chromosome 1, CAAS_Psat_ZW6_1.0, whole genome shotgun sequence:
- the LOC127095118 gene encoding uncharacterized protein LOC127095118, whose product MTPIRLVYGHDAVLPVEIQVQAVRTQRQYEIPSEDYWSMMTDELVDVDEERMLALDSLQRQKEKVARAYNKKVKGKVFAVDDLVWRVILPMDRNDRSLGKWSPNWEGPFKVLQAFSNNAYEVEELAPDRRILRVNGKYLKKYRPLLQEVKILTN is encoded by the coding sequence ATGACTCCTATTCGACTGGTATATGGGCATGACGCAGTGTTGCCAGTAGAGATTCAGGTCCAGGCGGTCAGAACCCAAAGGCAATATGAAATACCGTCTGAAGATTACTGGAGTATGATGACAGACGAACTGGTCGACGTAGATGAAGAGAGAATGTTAGCTTTGGATTCCCTGCAAAGGCAGAAAGAAAAAGTCGCCAGAGCCTACAATAAAAAGGTGAAAGGTAAAGTGTTTGCTGTCGACGATCTAGTTTGGAGAGTGATCTTGCCTATGGACAGAAATGATAGAAGTTTGGGTAAATGGTCCCCTAATTGGGAAGGACCGTTTAAGGTTTTGCAGGCCTTCTCTAATAACGCCTACGAGGTCGAGGAGTTGGCACCAGATAGGCGAATCCTAAGAGTGAATGGAAAGTACTTGAAAAaatataggcctctccttcaagaggtcaaaattttGACAAACTAA